A window from Pararge aegeria chromosome 6, ilParAegt1.1, whole genome shotgun sequence encodes these proteins:
- the LOC120624414 gene encoding rRNA N6-adenosine-methyltransferase METTL5, with protein MSAIIKLKTLEGHLGTLSGFSEPRLELEQYETPAHIAAVALYTIQTQFEALQNKIVLDAGCGTGMLSLGASLLGAGTVVAVDIDDNALEVLQENLEDTGVTNIDAVQCNFLNSNFCRCDHYFDTVLMNPPFGTKHNAGIDMKFLKMGLDLTSDSVFSLHKSSTRSHIQKKIKEWGVKGSVIAELRYNLPATYKFHRKQTRDIAVDLWRIHHPNL; from the exons ATGTCTGCCATAATCAAGTTGAAAACCCTGGAGGGACATCTTGGCACTCTCTCAGGGTTTTCGGAGCCTAGACTTGAGCTAGAGCAATATGAGACACCAGCGCATATTGCTGCTGTTGCGCTTTACACTATACAG ACCCAATTTGAAGCCCTACAGAACAAGATAGTGCTGGATGCTGGCTGTGGTACTGGAATGCTGTCTCTAGGAGCATCGTTGTTAGGAGCTGGCACTGTGGTTGCTGTGGATATTGATGATAATGCCCTTGAAGTTCTGCAGGAGAACCTTGAAGACACTGGTGTCACTAACATTGATGCTGTTCAGTGCAACTTTCTTAACTCAAATTTTTGCAG ATGTGACCATTACTTTGACACAGTGCTCATGAACCCCCCATTTGGCACAAAGCATAATGCTGGAATAGATATGAAGTTTCTCAAAATGGGATTGGATCTCACTTCTGATAGTGTTTTTTCTCTGCACAAATCTTCAACAag ATCTCAcattcaaaagaaaataaaggagTGGGGTGTAAAAGGGAGTGTGATAGCAGAGCTCCGATATAATTTACCAGCCACATACAAATTCCATAGAAAACAGACCAGAGACATTGCTGTAGACTTATGGAGGATACATCATCCAAACTTATAA
- the LOC120624415 gene encoding SOSS complex subunit C homolog B produces MAFPQPNAQRELTNRKILEELQLKKQMLLKQGAVAPLTATTISLTQPSPVNQLPMCSIPPLSATAGFPQLPEANIVNTSHRAALQHATATSCGYFVSQDSSFGNQILPVLPRFENK; encoded by the exons ATGGCGTTTCCTCAGCCAAATGCACAAAGAG AGTTGACAAATAGGAAGATATTAGAGGAATTGCAACTAAAGAAGCAGATGCTGTTAAAGCAGGGAGCTGTGGCCCCACTTACTGCAACCACAATCTCGCTCACACAACCAAGCCCTGTTAACCAGTTGCCCATGTGCTCTATACCACCACTTTCAGCAACAGCG GGATTCCCGCAACTACCTGAAGCTAACATAGTGAACACAAGTCACAGAGCTGCTTTGCAGCACGCAACTGCAACATCTTGCGGGTACTTTGTCTCCCAAGACTCATCATTTGGCAACCAGATATTACCTGTACTGCCTAGATTTGAGAATAAGTGA